The DNA sequence CCCCATTCGCCAGAATCGACAAATGGGGAATAAGTGTGAACGGTTAGGCTAGTTGCGTCCCGGTAAATGGAAGCCCTGTTTATTCAGGTTATCCATGATTTCCTTGACCTTGATGGTCATGTAGGAGATGTTGGACGCGCTCAAGCTGGAACCCGCTTGGTAGGGATATTCGGGGATCGTCGCCAGAAATTCCTGTACTTTTTGCTGGATGGGAACAAAGATCCACATGGTATTTTCTGCATACCAGCGCAGGTACATCTCGGATTCCAAGGCTGCTTTTTCATAAGGATCAGCCTTTAGATGGATGACGAGCGGCCAAGCGGTTACTTCCCGAATGGCCGTGTTGATTCCTCCCTTGAGCTGGGCAAAATGAACCTTCCAATCTCCATATCGCACCGCATTCAATTCTCCTGTAGCTCCAAAATAGAAGATTTCTTCCCGGGGACTTTTCTCCACATCTCCCTTGAAAAATGGCATGAAGTTGTAGCCATCCAGATGCACCTTGAAGTTCTTCCCTCCAGAGGAAAATCCGGTTTTCATTTTTTCGACGATGTCATCTTCTCCAGCTGCGGCCATCAAGGTGGGCAGCCAATCTTCTTGGGACATGATGTTGCTGTATTTACTTCCCGGCTCGATCACGCCCGGCCATCGCACAATACATGGTACCCTGAACCCGCCTTCCCAGGTAGTCCCTTTTTCGCCGTGGAAGGGAGTGGTGCCCCCATCAGGCCAAGAGATGGTTTCTGCGCCGTTATCTGTGGAGTAGATCACGATCGTATTGTCCGTAATTCCGAGGTCATCCAATTGTTTGAGGAGCATGCCGACATGTGTATCGTGCTCCGCCATTCCGTCCGGATACAATCCCAATCCCGTCAGGCCTACAGATTCCTTTTTGAGATGCGTCCAAACGTGCATTCGGGTGGTATTCATCCACACGAAGAATGGTTTGTCCTGTTCGTTGGCTTCTTTGATGAAGTCCATAGCTGCACCCAGAAATTCCTGATCGACGGTCTCCATTCGCTTTTTGGTCAATGGACCTGTATCCTCGATGTTTCCGTCAGAGGAGGATTTGATGACTCCGCGAGGGCCATATTTCTTGCGGAAGTTGGGATCTTTGGGATAAAAGTATCCTTCGGGCTCCTCCTCGGCATTGAGGTGATAGAGATTTCCGAAAAACTTGTCGAATCCGTGATTGGTAGGCAAATGTTTGTCTTGATCGCCGAGGTGGTTTTTGCCAAACTGCCCTGAGGTATATCCTTGAGCCTTCAGCACATCTGCGATCGTAGGCGCCCAATCGGGAATCCCGTGCGGAGAACCCGGCATCCCAATGGTGAGGAGCCCCGTGCGGAAGGGATGTTGACCCAAGATAAAAGAAGCGCGACCTGCTGTACAGCTATTCTGTGCATAGAAATGTGTCATCATCGCTCCCTCCTTGGCGATCCGGTCGATGTTGGGGGTTTCGTAGCCCATCACGCCGTTGTTGTAGGCGCTGATATTGTGGACCCCAATGTCGTCGCCCCAAATGACGAGGATATTGGGTTTCTTCTGTGCATGTGCGCCTCCAATTGATAGCATGAGCCCCAACAGGATGGCCATTTTGAATGTATTCATGGGGTTGGTTGATGTGTTTGGAGGAAAAGCTAGATTCGAAATCCGAATAATCCATTTCGTGTTTGGCTTGTCTCTGTCAACCGTTCATCCATGTTGGGTTTAGGGAAATATGGGAGATGTGATTGCTGGCGGTTTTGGGGGAAAGAGGGGAGCGGTGAAACTACTCCAGAAGGCTTGAGTGCTAGTTTGTATCGCTGATTCGAAATGTCAAATGAATGACGGCTGGGTGAATGCAAAACATCCCATTTCCAAAAGGAAACAGGATGTTATTCTGAAGGGTGTATTGTTCGACTTGGATGGGCAGGCCAAAAAATGTGAACCTTTTGTGCAGGGTGCTTGATGATTAATCCCGTGAGAAATCAAGCAAAGGATCGCAATATTTTGTCTCCTGCATAAGAAAATCAAGTGAGTTTGAGTAGTTCCCAATTTGTCAGTTCGCAGTCATGATGGTATCCCATCCGGAAGAGATCTTCGATCAAGGTCTGGATTTTGCCTGAATCGGGAACCATCCGTCTGGTGGTCCCTTCAATCGTGGCTTGGCCCGTTGAATCTCCTTCCTGAAGCGTGGTTTGATGCATCAATCTTCCAAGTTCCTTGGACAGCTGGGCTGCCTTGACTGGAGAATTGGTGGCAAAAGCGTACTGAAGTTTGAGAAACGTGGTTTCTTCGGTTTCTTGCACAATAGCGGTCAGTCGATTTGGGACTTCAGCCATGGCGTCTCGGCATTTGGCTGGAAATTCGCTGTCAGAGACAAATTTGCCAGTAGATTTCGATTGTCTGTTAAATAAACCCATAGTCGGTTTCACTGATGTGGATGGAACCGGATATATCGTGTGCGAACAATAACCAATCTACAAAACGGTGTACCGGTAAAGTTATTTAACCTTTCGGAAAATTCACCCAAATAATTTCAGAAAATAACCAAATAGGCCATAAAATGAATAAATCATCAAAATTCTGGATGGTGAATATTGGGATTTTCAGGGCAATTGGGTTCCCATGCGTTCGATATACTGAAACGTCGGCAGGATTTTGTGGAAGATTCCCTGCGTTTCGAATCCTTTCCAATCTTGTAGCCCGACCTCCTCATGGGCGAGGCAGGTGATGACCACTGAATGCAGCAATTGGTCCTGAGTGGGAAGGGTGATCCACGTGAGCATGCGATATTTGCCCGGATAATGCGGGTCCTGGAAGGGCCTGAAATCCATCTCGCCAGTCAAGAGATACCCTTTCCGATCTTGAAATTTGACCTGCCCCACCAATTCAAATTGCGCTTCCGGCATGGCCATGCTGAGTTCGTCCTTGATGATTTGAAGGAGCTGGGTGGCATATCCGGGACCATTGGCTAGATTGAAATCCGTAGCGCCAATGCTGATTTCTTCCAAAATTTTCTGGCCGGACCTTTGGCGGAAGATCACATAATCTCGCCCATTTTTGGGGCTCTCCATTTCTACCGAATCTGGATATTCCACCGAAAACTGAGTAGCTGCCAGTTGCATCAATTCGCAATCCAATTCATCCACAGAGAAAATATGATCGAGTACTTGTGCTTTTGGTCGCTCGAACCCAATCCCGGGTTGTTGGATTTCCGGGATGGAATCAGTGGTGTCTGCCTGTTGAGAATCGGAGGGTTGACAGCTCAGGAGAAAACTGAGAAAGAAGATGGAAAGGAAAGCACGAACCATTTTTTTGCCGGAAAGATCGTCCCAAAATGTCGGATTGGCAACAGGGCAGGGGAGGGAGGAGAAGAATGTGTATCTTGTGTACGCTCAATTCACGATTCATGACCGATTTTCGTCACCTACTCGCAGAAGCCAATTGGATCGCAGGCAAATGGTCCAATTCCGGCACCAGTCGATTCATCACCGTTTTTCACAAATGGACCCAGCAGCCTTTGGCTCAGATTCCGCTGGCGACTCCCAAACAGATGGAAGAGGTGATTGTCGCCTCGGAAACTGCTTTTGAGGAATTCAGGCAATGGTCGGCCCAAGACCGAGCCCGAATTCTACACCAGTTAGCGGATTTGCTTGAAAAGGAAGAGGAACCATTTGCCTCGCTGATTTGTGCCGAAGCTGGAAAGCCGATTTCCTATGCCCGAGGAGAAGTCGCCAGATGTCTGGTAACCCTGAGAACAGCCGCCGCCGAAACGCTGCGTTTTGACGGAGAAAAGGTCCCAATGGATTTTGCGGCGGGAGTGGGCAAGACTGCTTTCACCCGGAGATTCCCCAAAGGCCCAATTGCCTGTATTTCTCCTTTCAATTTCCCGCTGAACCTAGCCCTTCATAAGATCGCTCCTGCATTGGCCACGGGCTGTTCGGTAATCCTCAAACCGAGTCCCTACGCACCGCTCAGCTCATTGGCGTTTGCCAAATTGGTGGAACAAACCGATCTGCCTGCGGGTGCCTTGAATGTCCTGCTCTGTGATATTCCCGAAGCAGAGCATTGGATCAAGGACGAGCGCATGAAGGTGCTGTCCTTCACCGGAAGTCCCGCAATCGGATGGATGCTCAAAGCCAAAGCGGGCAAAAAACCGGTCATCCTTGAGCTGGGAGGAAATGCTGCCGTCATCGTGGATGAAACTGCCGATCTCGCACATACAGCCAAAAGATGTGCTCTGGGGGCTTTTCTATACGCAGGACAAATCTGCATTTCCACCCAACGAATCTATGTAGAACAATCAGTCTTCAAGCAGTTTCAGGAATTGCTCGTCAAGGAAACTCGGGCGCTCCTATCAGGCGATCCAAGTGGTGAAAAAATCACCAACGGCCCCTTGATTCATCAGGTCCATCTCAAGCGTATTTCAGACTGGGTAGATCATGCCGTGGAACAGGGTGCCAAGGTGCTGGCAGGTGGTAGTGTGCTTGACGAGGAGCGGAACCTGTACGCTCCGACTTTGCTTACCCAGACGCAGCCTCACATGGAGGTGGTGCGGGAAGAGGCATTTGGTCCGGTAGCGATTCTCGAGCCCTACGAACATTTCTCCGAAGCCATCACAACGGTGAACGATTCCAAGTTTGGTCTACAGGCAGGCGTATTTACCCAACGTATCGACCGGATGCAGGAGGCTCACGCTAAGTTGGAAGTCGGTGCCGTCATTGTCAATGAAGTACCGGGATTCAGGGTGGATTCCATGCCCTATGGTGGGGTCAAGGAATCTGGACTGGGAAGAGAAGGAATCCGGTATACAATGGAGGATTACACCGAACCTAGATTGCTGGTCTTTTAGCGGAAATCATCACTTCGAATCTTCTGGGGGCGGGTTTTTGTCCTCAGTTGATTGGGAGTCTTTTCGTTCTTCCCGACCTAGTTGCAGGAGATTTTCGGGAATGGTGAGATCGTTGCCATCTCGATTGGCGCGATAGGCGGGAGAGAGAATTTCGACATTGGCCTTGCCGAATTCGATGATGATGTTCTTGTGCAATTCGGAGTAAATGGCCGGCATCTTGGTCGGCTTGTCCGTGTAGGCATTGATTTCGTAGGCCACGTAGTAATCATCCAAACTGGTTTGTAGGACAAAGGGCTGTTTCATTTCATTATCCGTGATGATGCCTTTGGTCTTATTCGCAGCTGTGATCAGGAGTTCCTGCACTTGTTCCCAAGGCACGTCATAGCCAATTGTTACGGAAGTGTGGAGGATCAAATTCCCCATTTTAGAGGCCGTAGTGTAATTGATCGCATGGCTGTTGACGATCTGGGCATTCGGCACCGTGACGACCTCGTTTTTAGGCGTGCGAATCCGCGTGACTAGAATATTCCGCTCCACCACATCGCCCGTTACATTGGCCGCCTGAATACGGTCGCCCTTTTTGAATGGCCGCATATAGGTCAATACCACCCCGCCCACAGCATTGGCCACAACGCTCGAACTCCCCAATGAGATGACGGCCCCCAGAAACACAGAGATCGCCTGGAAGGTCTGCCCACTGGAGCCTGGCAGAAGGGGGAAGGTGAAGATCAGCAGGAATATGATCCCCAGAAACTTAAGCAGATTCAACGTCGGAATCGCCCATTCGGAGTAGAAACCGTTGATCCGAATATTGCCAGCCCCAATTTCCTGAAAGATATAGACCAATCCTCGCAGGATAAACCGATAGATCATGATGTAGATGATGATCGTGATCAGGTTGGGAATGAAGGCGACGAGTGAATTGAAGAATCCGGTGATCGGGTCGATGATCCAACCCATGAGGGTATTGCCGATGTCCCGGGTCAGTCCGAATTTGGTGAGGATCACGGGCAATAGGCTGTAGGCAACAAACAGCAATATCACCCACCTGAGAATCCCCAGAATACCCAAAATGGTCCTTTCGGCATTGTCTGGAGTGACGAGTTGGACGTGCTTGAAGGTTAGGACTTTGGAAATCTTGGCGAGGGTGTTGTTGCTTTTTCCTACCCGTTTCCTGACCCAGGAGAACGCGAAGTTGATGGCGAGGATCAAGAGAATGGTGATGATCAGCGACGCCAACAGGAACCAGTATTTCCCTTTGAGAATGTCGGCATGATTGGCCTGAAGGTCTCCCCAGATTCGGTCTGCATACCATCTGGCAACCTCTTCTTCACTATGTCTGAGTAGGGAGGATTCCTTGAGTCCAATCCGGGTGATGAGGGAATCTCCGTACAGGATGATCAGTCCGGCACTGTCCGCCTTGATCCCTAGAGAATCTGGAACGAATCGGTCTCGATTGGCCAAGTCAATGAGGTAATGTTCGATGCGCCTACGTTCCTGACGTGCCAATCTCCAAGGCTGTCTACGGCTTGGGTAGAGCCCAAACAGGGTATCTCCAAAAGGCCGAACGGGTACGCCACGACCATGGACCATGAGGGAGTCTTGATAATACAGGAGCGATTGGTCTCCCGGCCGTAGGACAAATCGCTCGGTTTCCTCATAGAATTCAGAAGAGTCGATGACAATGCCCAGCGTGTCTGGAGTCTGTCCCCAGCCAGTCATCGGAGCAAGCAGCCATGCCGCCCAGCTTATCCATCGAATGATCCAATCCTTCATGTGTCTCAGCCTGTTTTCAAAGACACATATTTTCTTCGATAATACACTTTGGTTATCGAAGTGTTTCTTTCATAGAATGGATTTTCTAGGGATTTTCGGGCGCCCACTTCAGCCCATCCCACAGGGAGCGCTGCGATTCCCAGAAGGCAAGGTTATCTTCTGGAAGGATAATGATGAAGTGTAGAGTTGCTTCTGTGGAGGCCATCACGCGACTGATCACCCAGCGATGGCTGCCGGGTTGAAGGTCCTGAATGACAGTCTCAATCACCTTCCAAGATCTTGTGCCATTGCCCGGTGCCTCATAGGTCGTGGTTTCCATCGGGGCGAATTGGAGCGTTTTGAGGATTTCGTGATTTCTGCGAATCTCCTCTTCCGCTTCCTTAGGCTTTACAAGAAGGTTGAAGTCTGGAGGGGATTGGCGGGCGATGATCTTGGCTGATTCCTTCGAATGCTGCCAAACGTGGGTCTGATCTTGAGTTTCAGCCAATTCCCAAGAATGCTCTTCTGAGGGGAATCGGTACCCAATCTCTTCTCCCTGCGGAATAGGGAAATATGGATTTAAATAGACTTTGGAAATGTCTCCACCGATGAACCTATGACGAGACCTTTCGAGGGAAACGGGAAAATGATGCATGACTGCGGCAGAATGCGTGTCATGCCCGAAGATATGGATGTCGATACCGCCTGATTCTCCGAGGTATACCTCTGCTGCCCAGATGTTCACTGTATCGAGAAGTATGCTGTCTCGAATTCTCCATTCCTCGACATTCATCCCTTCCAGTTTGGTCAATATTTCTCGTTTGGTTGCCTTAAAAGACTGCCCAGTGCGATCGAAGAACCTGAATTCCTCCCCAAATCCATCCGTAGTACCCCGAAAAAATGGAGACACCTCTTGCTCTTTTGGTAGGTTGAACCATAGGTGAGTTCCCAATATGCGCGTCATAAAGGGGTGAACCTGCAGCATATTCGAGTCGAAGAACCAAGGAGCATGTACAGTGAGTCCATCCGAGGGAATCGGTGGAGGAGGGGGAAGATCGCTCATGTTGATGGTGATGGGAGCACCTTCACCTTGAAGCGTATGATGCCAAATCAATTCTTGGGCTTGGAGATGCACCAGATTGATACCAAGCACCAATAGAAAGAGCCTTTTCATGGATGTAACCTATATGAAGTTGCAGTGGGGACCATTTCCCCCACAATCTTGGCACCCAGCAAGCTCAGGGGAATACCGCCTCCGGGATGCACAGATCCTCCGCAAAAATACAGATTTTCAATTTTTCGGGAAAAATTGGGATGCCTTAAAAACGCAGCAAATAGATTGTTGGAACTGGTGCCGTAAAGCGCGCCTTGATAGGAACTCGTCTTGGATTCAATGGTCCGGGGCTCCAAAATGGATTCTGTTCGGATCAGCGGCTCGATGTCTTTGCCCAATTGGCGCTTGAGCTTGTCGAGTATGTGTTGGCGGGTCTGGGCAATCAAGGTGTCCCAATCTTGTCCGGTATTGGCGGGCGCATTGACCATGACAAACCAGTTTTCGCAGCCTTCGGGGGCGTCTTCTGGAACCAGTTTGCTGGTGATATTCACATAAATGGTCGGATCGTGGTAAATGGATTTTTCCTCCCACATACACGCGAATTCAGCTTCGTAACTTTCCGAGAAGAAGATATTGTGCAGGTCCAGTTCGGGAAATTCAGCTCCTATTCCCCAGTAGAAGATCAGCGCAGAACTACTCCTTGGTTGCGTCAACGTACGTTCCGGATGCGGTTGGTCAGGAAGCAGTTTGCGATAGGTGGGGACCACATCGGCATTGGACACGACGAGATCTGCCGAGATAGATGCCCCATTCACCTGCACGCCTACGGCCTTTTTTCGCTCGACGAGAATCTGCTCAACCGGCGTATTGAGATGGAATTTCACCCCTAGTTTTTTTGCCAACTTCACGATGGATTCCGTGATCTGGTACATGCCGCGCTTGGGGAGATAGGCACCCATGTTGAATTCCAGATGGGGAATGATGTTGAGGGTGGCAGGTGCCTCGTAGGGATTGGACCCGTTGTAGGTGGCGTATCGGTTGAAGAGCTGCACAACCCTTGGGTCTTCAAATTGAGATCTGTTGGCCTGATCCATACTTCTGAAGGGATCTAGCTGTGGAAGCCTCAACGTGGATATGACCGTGCCCATACGGGTGTAAGTGCTCAATTTGTGGAGCGAGCGTTCCAAAAAGACGTGATGGGTGATATCGTACAGTTTGCGGCTGTGTTCGAGAAATGCGGCAATTCGTTCTGAGGGTTCCCCGGTTTGGCGCTCGACCTCCTCTGAGAATGCCCGAGGTTGCGCGAATGCCTCTATGGACGTGCCATCTGGATAAAAATACTTTGTCAGAACCTCGAGGGTGTGGTAGTCAAACCAATCTTCCGGTTTTTCTCCCGCCAGCTCAAATAGCTCCATCACCAGTTGCGGCATCGTGAAGAGGGAAGGGCCGGTGTCAAATCGGAACCCCTGATCCTCCAAGATATTGAGCTTGCCTCCAGGATATGAATTGGCTTCGTAGACGGAGACTTGATATCCTTTTACCTGAAGTCTGATGGAAGTGGCGAGGCCGCCGATTCCGGAGCCAACGATGATGGCGTGAGGTTGCTGTTGCACGTTGAGGTCTTTGATGGGAAAATGAGCATGAATGCTCTGCGCAAATTAGCTGTTTAATGATTTATTCGCAAAATTAAACAGAAGGGCCGTTTGGATGCCTTTTCCTCGTGGAGGTGTAACGGGGATGTTAACAATTGGATTTGATTTCCGAACATTCGGGATTTGCCGTTAATTTCCGAATCTATTCGATGGGTTTGTTTCCCCAAACCGAGGGGAAATCAGGTCAAACGAGTATTTCAAACAACTGTATCATGGATAATAGCCGTCGAGATTTTCTGAAAAGGGCCTCAGTGGCCAGCTTGGGCTTCATGGGATTGGGGACATTTGCCTGTACCCCGAATCGTCCAGCAGGAGCGGTAGCAGAAGGGGTAGGATTTGGGAATCTGGTTCCTGACCCTGCTGGATTGTTTGATCTTCCGGAGGGGTTCACCTATCAGGTGATCTCGAGATGGGGACAGGAAATGGCGGATGGTCTTCGCCTACCGAACCGTGCGGATGGCATGGCTTCCTTCCCCGGGACTGATGGTCGTGTCATTCTCGTGAGAAATCACGAAGTAAGTACAGATGATCTCACAAGCGGCGCATTTGGGGACGAGGCGGAATTGCTTGGGAAGACCCAGTCAGAAGAATTCTATGATTTCGGTGCTGGTGAGCATCCCGGTTTGGGAGGTACATCCACCTTGATATACAACGAGGAAACCGGTGAGGTAGAGCGTCAGTTCATGTCCTTGCTCGGTACGGTCCGCAACTGTGCAGGAGGCCCGACCCCTTGGGGTTCTTGGATCACTTGCGAAGAAACGGTGGTCAAGGCAGGGGAAGATGGTCATACCCAGGATCATGGTTACAACTTCGAAGTACCCGCCACCGAAAACATTCAGCGCGCCAACCCGATTCCCCTCAAGGAGATGGGGCGATTCAACCATGAAGCGGTCTGTGTCGATCCGAAAACGGGAATCGTCTACCAGACAGAAGATCGCGGTGATGGATTGATTTACCGATTCATCCCCAATGTCCCCGGAGAATTGGCCAAAGGCGGCAAATTGCAGGCGCTCGTTGTCAGGGATACGCCCTCCATGGATACACGCAACTGGCCTGAGCATGGTCAACCCTTGGTGCCGGTAGGGCAATGGTTTGAGACTGAATGGGTGGATCTCGACGATGTGGAATCTCCCAAGGATGATCTGCGCCACCGTGGATTTCAGGCTGGAGCAGCTCGTTTTGCCAGAGGGGAAGGCATGTGGTTCGGAAAAGGAGAGATGTATTTTGCCTGTACCAATGGCGGAGAAATCGCCAAAGGCCAAGTCTTTCGATATGTTCCCAGTGAATTCGAAGGGACAGATCAGGAAGCTCAAGCTCCGGGCCGTCTTCAGTTGTTTGTCGAACCGAATGACACCGACATCTGCAAAAACTGCGACAACCTCACCGTCGCTGCCTCTGGGGATGTCTTCATGTGCGAAGATTCAGAAGATCCCAATATCATCGGAGTGACTCCCAACGGTGAACTCTTCATCTTTGGTACCAATGTTGGCCATCCTGATTCAGAGTTGACTGGGGTGAATTTTTCTCCAAGTGGCAAGACGATGTTTGTCAATATCCAGCACAAGGGATTGACCTTGGCGATCACCGGACCTTGGGATGCGATGAAACGAAATGCCTAGCAAAAAATAACAGCTACAATCAAAAAAGGCAGCCGTTGATGGCTGCCTTTTTTGATGAGATGATGATGGGTTTTAGAGTCGTCCCAGTGCGTCGCGAAGAGCTTCCCGGGCATCGTCGTAGTCGGGATCGATCCGGAGGGCGGCATTGAAATCGTCGATCGCGCTGTGGACATCATTGACTTCCATATAGGCACGGCCTCTCCAGTACACATTGTACTTGTCATCTGGGTCGATATTGACCGCTTTGGTGAAGTCATAGATGGCGGAACGAGCGTTGCCATTTTCCATGCGACATTGCGCACGGTAATAGTAGGCATCCTCGTACTCGGACTTGATGCGGATGGTTGCCGTGAAGTCGTCAATGGCATCACTGCAATTGCCCATGCTGCGATACGTGCGACCTCTCCAATACACATTGTAATAGTCATTGGGGTCGATATTCACCGCATAGTTGTACTCGCGGATAGCTGCGTAGTACTGTTCGGTTTTGCGGTAGCAATCTGCCAAGTAGTAGTGCGCATCTTCATGATCGGAATTGTGTTCAGTCGCTTTTTTCAGCTGCTCGATGGCATCCTGATAGCGTTTTTCCTCACGAAGGGCACGCCCGTATTCGTAGCGCATCTCGAAGTTGTCATACCCCTTGTAGGCGGCCTGACGGAAGTAGTCGATGGCTTCGTCGTATTCTTGGCTTT is a window from the Pontibacter sp. G13 genome containing:
- a CDS encoding arylsulfatase, which produces MNTFKMAILLGLMLSIGGAHAQKKPNILVIWGDDIGVHNISAYNNGVMGYETPNIDRIAKEGAMMTHFYAQNSCTAGRASFILGQHPFRTGLLTIGMPGSPHGIPDWAPTIADVLKAQGYTSGQFGKNHLGDQDKHLPTNHGFDKFFGNLYHLNAEEEPEGYFYPKDPNFRKKYGPRGVIKSSSDGNIEDTGPLTKKRMETVDQEFLGAAMDFIKEANEQDKPFFVWMNTTRMHVWTHLKKESVGLTGLGLYPDGMAEHDTHVGMLLKQLDDLGITDNTIVIYSTDNGAETISWPDGGTTPFHGEKGTTWEGGFRVPCIVRWPGVIEPGSKYSNIMSQEDWLPTLMAAAGEDDIVEKMKTGFSSGGKNFKVHLDGYNFMPFFKGDVEKSPREEIFYFGATGELNAVRYGDWKVHFAQLKGGINTAIREVTAWPLVIHLKADPYEKAALESEMYLRWYAENTMWIFVPIQQKVQEFLATIPEYPYQAGSSLSASNISYMTIKVKEIMDNLNKQGFHLPGRN
- a CDS encoding aldehyde dehydrogenase family protein produces the protein MTDFRHLLAEANWIAGKWSNSGTSRFITVFHKWTQQPLAQIPLATPKQMEEVIVASETAFEEFRQWSAQDRARILHQLADLLEKEEEPFASLICAEAGKPISYARGEVARCLVTLRTAAAETLRFDGEKVPMDFAAGVGKTAFTRRFPKGPIACISPFNFPLNLALHKIAPALATGCSVILKPSPYAPLSSLAFAKLVEQTDLPAGALNVLLCDIPEAEHWIKDERMKVLSFTGSPAIGWMLKAKAGKKPVILELGGNAAVIVDETADLAHTAKRCALGAFLYAGQICISTQRIYVEQSVFKQFQELLVKETRALLSGDPSGEKITNGPLIHQVHLKRISDWVDHAVEQGAKVLAGGSVLDEERNLYAPTLLTQTQPHMEVVREEAFGPVAILEPYEHFSEAITTVNDSKFGLQAGVFTQRIDRMQEAHAKLEVGAVIVNEVPGFRVDSMPYGGVKESGLGREGIRYTMEDYTEPRLLVF
- a CDS encoding mechanosensitive ion channel domain-containing protein, translated to MKDWIIRWISWAAWLLAPMTGWGQTPDTLGIVIDSSEFYEETERFVLRPGDQSLLYYQDSLMVHGRGVPVRPFGDTLFGLYPSRRQPWRLARQERRRIEHYLIDLANRDRFVPDSLGIKADSAGLIILYGDSLITRIGLKESSLLRHSEEEVARWYADRIWGDLQANHADILKGKYWFLLASLIITILLILAINFAFSWVRKRVGKSNNTLAKISKVLTFKHVQLVTPDNAERTILGILGILRWVILLFVAYSLLPVILTKFGLTRDIGNTLMGWIIDPITGFFNSLVAFIPNLITIIIYIMIYRFILRGLVYIFQEIGAGNIRINGFYSEWAIPTLNLLKFLGIIFLLIFTFPLLPGSSGQTFQAISVFLGAVISLGSSSVVANAVGGVVLTYMRPFKKGDRIQAANVTGDVVERNILVTRIRTPKNEVVTVPNAQIVNSHAINYTTASKMGNLILHTSVTIGYDVPWEQVQELLITAANKTKGIITDNEMKQPFVLQTSLDDYYVAYEINAYTDKPTKMPAIYSELHKNIIIEFGKANVEILSPAYRANRDGNDLTIPENLLQLGREERKDSQSTEDKNPPPEDSK
- the crtD gene encoding 1-hydroxycarotenoid 3,4-desaturase CrtD, which codes for MQQQPHAIIVGSGIGGLATSIRLQVKGYQVSVYEANSYPGGKLNILEDQGFRFDTGPSLFTMPQLVMELFELAGEKPEDWFDYHTLEVLTKYFYPDGTSIEAFAQPRAFSEEVERQTGEPSERIAAFLEHSRKLYDITHHVFLERSLHKLSTYTRMGTVISTLRLPQLDPFRSMDQANRSQFEDPRVVQLFNRYATYNGSNPYEAPATLNIIPHLEFNMGAYLPKRGMYQITESIVKLAKKLGVKFHLNTPVEQILVERKKAVGVQVNGASISADLVVSNADVVPTYRKLLPDQPHPERTLTQPRSSSALIFYWGIGAEFPELDLHNIFFSESYEAEFACMWEEKSIYHDPTIYVNITSKLVPEDAPEGCENWFVMVNAPANTGQDWDTLIAQTRQHILDKLKRQLGKDIEPLIRTESILEPRTIESKTSSYQGALYGTSSNNLFAAFLRHPNFSRKIENLYFCGGSVHPGGGIPLSLLGAKIVGEMVPTATSYRLHP
- a CDS encoding alkaline phosphatase PhoX, producing the protein MDNSRRDFLKRASVASLGFMGLGTFACTPNRPAGAVAEGVGFGNLVPDPAGLFDLPEGFTYQVISRWGQEMADGLRLPNRADGMASFPGTDGRVILVRNHEVSTDDLTSGAFGDEAELLGKTQSEEFYDFGAGEHPGLGGTSTLIYNEETGEVERQFMSLLGTVRNCAGGPTPWGSWITCEETVVKAGEDGHTQDHGYNFEVPATENIQRANPIPLKEMGRFNHEAVCVDPKTGIVYQTEDRGDGLIYRFIPNVPGELAKGGKLQALVVRDTPSMDTRNWPEHGQPLVPVGQWFETEWVDLDDVESPKDDLRHRGFQAGAARFARGEGMWFGKGEMYFACTNGGEIAKGQVFRYVPSEFEGTDQEAQAPGRLQLFVEPNDTDICKNCDNLTVAASGDVFMCEDSEDPNIIGVTPNGELFIFGTNVGHPDSELTGVNFSPSGKTMFVNIQHKGLTLAITGPWDAMKRNA